From the genome of Gracilibacillus salitolerans, one region includes:
- the ftsY gene encoding signal recognition particle-docking protein FtsY, with protein sequence MSFLNKLKEKFQATDKQEEVSDKYKEGLSKTRKSFSEKINDLVARYRKVDEEFFEDLEEVLIGADVGVTTVMDLIEELEMEVKRQNIKDTIEVKQVISEKLVEIYQGDDDASEDTSLNIQKDDLTVILFVGVNGVGKTTTIGKLAHQLKSEGKDVLLTAGDTFRAGAIEQLNEWGNRVGVDVIKHSEGSDPAAVIYDGIQAAKSRNADVLLCDTAGRLQNKVNLMNELAKVKRVIEREIPGAPHEVMLVLDATTGQNALSQAKTFSQATDVSGIVLTKLDGTAKGGIVLAIRNELGIPVKLVGLGEKVTDLETFDPHAFVYGLFADLLEEE encoded by the coding sequence GTGAGTTTCTTGAATAAACTGAAGGAAAAATTTCAAGCAACAGATAAGCAAGAAGAAGTGTCAGATAAGTATAAAGAGGGTTTAAGTAAAACAAGGAAGTCATTCTCTGAAAAAATCAATGATTTAGTAGCTCGTTATCGAAAAGTGGATGAAGAATTTTTTGAAGATCTTGAAGAAGTGTTGATCGGTGCTGATGTTGGGGTAACGACTGTGATGGATTTAATTGAAGAACTCGAAATGGAAGTAAAGAGACAAAATATTAAGGATACCATCGAAGTCAAACAAGTGATCTCAGAAAAGCTGGTCGAGATTTACCAAGGGGATGATGATGCATCAGAAGATACGTCGTTAAATATCCAGAAAGACGATTTAACGGTGATCCTTTTTGTCGGGGTTAATGGGGTTGGTAAAACAACAACAATTGGCAAGTTGGCTCATCAATTAAAATCAGAAGGAAAAGATGTATTATTAACAGCGGGTGATACTTTCCGTGCCGGTGCTATAGAGCAGTTGAATGAATGGGGCAATCGTGTAGGTGTTGATGTCATTAAACATAGCGAAGGCAGTGACCCGGCAGCTGTTATTTACGATGGAATTCAAGCGGCGAAGTCCCGTAATGCGGATGTATTACTTTGTGATACGGCAGGCCGGTTGCAGAATAAAGTTAACTTAATGAATGAATTAGCAAAAGTAAAAAGAGTTATCGAGCGTGAAATCCCGGGCGCTCCTCATGAAGTGATGCTTGTGCTGGACGCAACGACGGGACAAAATGCATTAAGTCAAGCTAAAACTTTCTCACAAGCAACAGATGTTTCTGGTATTGTATTAACCAAATTAGACGGAACAGCTAAAGGTGGAATTGTCTTAGCAATCCGAAATGAACTTGGCATACCGGTAAAATTAGTAGGACTAGGTGAAAAAGTAACAGACTTAGAAACTTTTGACCCGCACGCTTTTGTATATGGTTTATTTGCAGATTTATTGGAAGAAGAATAG